The following proteins are encoded in a genomic region of Microbacterium sp. NC79:
- a CDS encoding FAD-dependent oxidoreductase, with protein sequence MTKLRLAIVGAGPAGIYAADILLKAERKFDVSIDLFEGLPAPYGLVRYGVAPDHPRIKGIINALRDVLDRGDIRLFGNVHFGTDITLDDLKKHYNAVIFATGAVRDTSLDIPGIDAEGSFGAADFVSWFDGHPDVPRDWTLDGESVAVIGNGNVALDVARMLAKHAEDLLVTEVPDNVFQGLQKSAVTDVHVFGRRGPTSVKFTPLELRELGELRDVDMVVYDEDFEYDEAAKTAVASNKQVMVIDRVLQSWRKRPGVNNAGGEASRRLHLHFYAKPIEVKKDENGRVSGFVYERTRPDGEGGVVGTGELREVPIQQLYRAIGYFGSPLAGVPFDKKHGVIPNHEGQVLRKESNERVPGMYATGWIKRGPVGLIGHTKSDAMETVRHLINDQGSWWHPEDPTEEAVTALLESRGVAWTDLDGWHRLDAHEVSLGEPHERARVKVVPRDEMVTVSRDVTRPTK encoded by the coding sequence ATGACCAAGCTCAGGCTTGCGATCGTGGGCGCTGGCCCCGCTGGCATCTATGCCGCCGATATCTTGCTGAAGGCGGAGCGTAAGTTCGATGTCTCGATCGACCTCTTCGAGGGTCTTCCCGCACCATACGGGCTGGTTCGCTACGGCGTCGCCCCTGACCACCCGCGGATCAAGGGCATCATCAACGCTCTGCGCGACGTGCTTGACCGCGGTGACATTCGCCTGTTCGGCAACGTGCATTTCGGAACCGACATCACGCTCGATGACCTAAAGAAGCATTACAACGCGGTCATCTTCGCGACCGGCGCCGTGCGCGACACGTCGCTCGACATTCCGGGCATCGACGCCGAGGGTTCTTTCGGCGCCGCCGACTTCGTGAGCTGGTTCGACGGGCACCCCGACGTACCGCGCGACTGGACCCTCGACGGCGAATCGGTTGCCGTTATTGGCAACGGTAACGTTGCGCTTGACGTCGCTCGCATGCTGGCAAAGCATGCAGAAGATCTCCTCGTCACCGAGGTTCCGGACAATGTATTCCAGGGGTTGCAGAAGAGCGCCGTCACCGACGTGCACGTCTTCGGACGCCGCGGCCCGACATCGGTGAAGTTCACACCGCTTGAGCTGCGCGAACTCGGCGAGCTACGCGACGTCGACATGGTTGTGTACGACGAAGACTTCGAATATGACGAGGCCGCAAAGACCGCCGTTGCCAGTAACAAGCAGGTCATGGTGATTGACCGTGTGCTGCAGTCATGGCGCAAGCGCCCCGGCGTGAACAACGCAGGAGGCGAGGCGTCGCGCCGTCTGCACCTGCACTTCTACGCGAAACCCATCGAGGTCAAAAAGGACGAAAACGGTCGCGTTTCTGGATTTGTCTATGAGCGCACGCGCCCGGACGGCGAGGGCGGCGTTGTCGGCACGGGCGAGCTGCGTGAGGTTCCTATTCAGCAGCTTTATCGTGCGATCGGCTACTTCGGTTCGCCGCTTGCGGGTGTGCCGTTTGATAAGAAGCACGGTGTGATTCCGAACCACGAGGGCCAGGTGCTGCGCAAGGAGTCCAACGAACGGGTTCCTGGCATGTATGCCACCGGTTGGATCAAACGCGGACCCGTCGGTCTCATCGGCCACACGAAGTCGGATGCGATGGAGACCGTGCGACACCTGATCAACGACCAGGGGTCCTGGTGGCACCCGGAGGATCCGACGGAAGAAGCCGTCACCGCGTTGCTGGAAAGTCGCGGCGTCGCATGGACCGACCTCGACGGCTGGCACCGTCTCGACGCGCACGAAGTGAGCCTCGGCGAACCGCACGAGCGCGCCCGCGTCAAGGTGGTTCCGCGTGATGAGATGGTGACCGTCTCCCGCGACGTCACCCGTCCCACCAAGTAA
- a CDS encoding alpha/beta hydrolase, translating to MWDWKPDILGAPFEQTTLPLGDDNEGEVVATLVRSLAAPATWWRTLSGDRRALTDIDVLYVHGWSDYFFQRRLAKFWNERGANFYALDLRKYGRSLRPGQTAGYVSDLGTYDEDIAAALAAMGWKTDRARGDRRLVLMGHSTGGLTLSLWAARHAGLASAIILNSPWLELQITGITRQAIAAFVQLTARVRPMDVGPQLDLGFYSRAQQEVAHEEDPYEINLDWRPDRAMPIHAGWMSAIVNGQHAVEAGLGINVPVCVLLSQRTWIGVRWSEEAKSADTVLVVDDIAKASLKLGRSVTVERIDGALHDIFLSAKDAREDAYATLGRWVDHMLVD from the coding sequence ATGTGGGACTGGAAGCCGGATATTCTCGGCGCGCCGTTTGAGCAGACGACGTTGCCGCTGGGTGACGACAACGAAGGCGAGGTTGTCGCTACGTTGGTGCGTTCGCTGGCCGCTCCTGCGACATGGTGGCGCACTCTGTCGGGTGATAGGCGGGCCTTGACCGACATCGACGTGCTCTACGTGCACGGGTGGAGTGACTACTTTTTTCAGCGCAGGCTCGCGAAGTTCTGGAACGAACGGGGCGCAAACTTCTATGCGCTTGACCTGCGCAAGTATGGTCGTTCTTTGCGGCCAGGGCAGACCGCGGGATACGTGTCTGATCTCGGAACCTACGACGAGGACATCGCCGCCGCTCTCGCGGCCATGGGGTGGAAGACTGACCGCGCTCGCGGTGATCGCCGTCTCGTGCTGATGGGGCATTCAACCGGCGGGCTCACCCTGTCACTGTGGGCGGCTCGGCACGCGGGGCTGGCGTCGGCGATCATTTTGAATTCGCCATGGCTTGAACTGCAGATCACCGGTATTACACGGCAGGCCATCGCCGCGTTCGTGCAGCTGACCGCGCGGGTGCGGCCGATGGATGTCGGCCCGCAGCTTGACCTCGGGTTCTACTCCCGGGCGCAACAGGAGGTGGCCCACGAGGAAGATCCGTACGAGATCAATCTCGACTGGCGTCCGGACCGGGCAATGCCGATACACGCGGGCTGGATGAGCGCGATCGTGAATGGCCAGCATGCGGTTGAAGCCGGACTCGGTATCAACGTGCCGGTCTGCGTTTTGCTTTCGCAGCGGACGTGGATCGGCGTGCGCTGGTCAGAGGAAGCGAAGAGCGCAGACACGGTGCTCGTCGTTGATGATATTGCCAAGGCTTCGCTGAAACTGGGTCGCTCGGTCACCGTGGAGCGCATCGACGGCGCCTTGCACGACATCTTTCTGTCGGCAAAGGATGCCCGCGAAGACGCCTACGCCACTCTTGGCCGCTGGGTCGATCACATGCTCGTCGACTAA
- a CDS encoding glutamate-1-semialdehyde 2,1-aminomutase: MTTLNSIPLTNEQAAARARAVIPGGVNSPVRAFASVGGAPLAIVKAQGPHVWDVEGNAYVDLVASWGPALVGHAHPDVVEAVQQAAARGLSFGASTPAEAELAELVIDRLTVNGARAIDKLRLVSTGTEATMTAVRLARGVTGRDLIIKFAGHYHGHSDGLLADAGSGLATLAIPGSAGVPTPIAAQTLVLPYNDREAVAAAFAAYPGQIAAIITEAAGANAGILVPADGFNEFLVDTAHAHGALVILDEVLTGFRVSPAGWWGLEQADGATWRADIVTFGKVIGGGMPLAGLGGRAEILDHLAPLGPVYQAGTLSGNPLAVAAGIATLRLADDAVYERVNHAAAVVASSLSEALEDEGVEHLISHAGNLFSVAFRSGTITNYDDARDQESWRYPAFFHAMREQGVSLPPSVFEAWFLTAAHDDAAVEQIIEALPAAARAAAEAEPA; encoded by the coding sequence ATGACCACGCTGAACTCCATTCCGCTGACGAACGAACAGGCCGCGGCCCGCGCCCGCGCCGTGATCCCCGGTGGCGTCAACTCACCGGTGCGCGCCTTCGCGTCGGTGGGTGGCGCTCCGCTCGCGATCGTCAAGGCGCAGGGCCCGCATGTGTGGGATGTCGAGGGCAACGCCTATGTGGATCTGGTCGCGTCGTGGGGTCCGGCGCTCGTCGGGCACGCACACCCCGATGTCGTTGAGGCGGTGCAGCAGGCGGCGGCGCGCGGGCTGTCGTTTGGCGCGTCCACGCCCGCCGAGGCCGAGCTGGCAGAACTCGTCATTGACCGTCTCACCGTCAACGGCGCGCGGGCCATCGATAAGCTCCGACTCGTCTCGACGGGAACCGAGGCCACCATGACGGCGGTGCGCCTCGCGCGCGGTGTCACGGGGCGAGACCTCATTATCAAGTTCGCCGGTCACTATCACGGTCATTCCGATGGCCTGCTTGCTGACGCTGGCTCCGGACTCGCGACCCTCGCGATCCCTGGTTCCGCTGGCGTTCCGACGCCCATCGCCGCGCAAACGCTGGTGTTGCCTTACAACGATCGCGAGGCGGTGGCGGCAGCTTTCGCCGCGTATCCGGGCCAGATTGCGGCGATCATCACCGAAGCCGCCGGCGCAAACGCGGGCATCTTGGTTCCGGCTGATGGCTTCAACGAGTTTCTCGTCGACACCGCGCACGCGCACGGCGCACTGGTGATTCTGGACGAAGTGCTCACCGGCTTTCGGGTCAGCCCCGCCGGATGGTGGGGTCTTGAGCAGGCCGACGGCGCTACCTGGCGCGCTGACATCGTGACGTTCGGCAAGGTGATTGGTGGCGGTATGCCGCTGGCAGGGCTCGGCGGCCGTGCGGAAATCTTGGACCACTTGGCCCCGCTCGGCCCGGTCTACCAAGCCGGAACGCTCAGTGGAAACCCGCTCGCCGTTGCCGCTGGCATCGCGACGCTGCGTCTCGCTGACGACGCGGTCTACGAGCGCGTCAACCACGCGGCCGCCGTTGTCGCGTCATCGCTCAGCGAAGCGCTCGAGGACGAGGGCGTCGAGCATCTCATTTCGCACGCGGGCAACCTGTTTTCGGTGGCGTTCCGATCCGGAACCATCACGAACTACGACGACGCCCGTGACCAGGAGTCGTGGCGCTACCCGGCGTTCTTCCACGCGATGCGCGAGCAGGGGGTATCGCTACCACCCAGCGTGTTCGAAGCATGGTTCCTGACCGCGGCACACGATGACGCCGCGGTCGAGCAGATTATCGAGGCGCTCCCCGCTGCGGCGCGCGCGGCGGCTGAGGCCGAACCCGCGTAG
- the hemB gene encoding porphobilinogen synthase, producing the protein MTLPIRPRRLRATPAWRRLVSETRLTPEQLILPMFIREGATAATPVSSMPGVVQHSLDSFRAALNHAAQVGVGGVMLFGVPLDKDADGTGASDADGILQVATRIAASEVGDALVVQTDLCLDEFTDHGHCGVLDAHGGVDNDATLQRYIAMALAQAEAGSALLGLSGMMDAQTAALRAALDAAGHTDVALLAYAAKYASAFYGPFREAVDSSLVGDRKSYQMDPANRREGAREVALDVAEGADIVMVKPALPYLDVLSDAAATSPVPVWAYQVSGEYAMIEAAAANGWIDRERAIDESLISIRRAGADAILTYWAAEVAERWAR; encoded by the coding sequence ATGACTCTTCCGATTCGTCCGCGTCGGTTGCGGGCGACGCCCGCGTGGCGCCGTCTCGTCAGCGAGACGCGCCTCACGCCTGAGCAGCTGATCCTGCCCATGTTCATTCGCGAGGGTGCGACGGCGGCCACACCGGTGTCGTCGATGCCGGGTGTCGTGCAGCACAGCCTCGACTCGTTTCGCGCGGCATTGAATCATGCGGCGCAGGTGGGCGTCGGCGGCGTCATGCTGTTTGGTGTTCCCCTCGATAAGGACGCAGACGGAACAGGGGCGAGCGATGCCGACGGCATCCTGCAGGTTGCGACGCGGATAGCAGCGAGCGAAGTGGGTGACGCCCTCGTTGTGCAGACCGACCTGTGCCTCGACGAGTTCACCGACCACGGACACTGCGGCGTGCTTGATGCCCACGGTGGTGTCGACAACGATGCGACGCTGCAGCGGTATATCGCGATGGCCCTCGCGCAGGCGGAAGCTGGTTCCGCTCTGCTCGGACTGTCGGGCATGATGGACGCGCAGACGGCCGCGCTGCGTGCCGCTCTCGATGCGGCCGGGCACACCGACGTCGCGCTCCTCGCCTATGCAGCCAAGTATGCGTCGGCGTTTTACGGCCCCTTCCGTGAGGCCGTGGATTCGAGTCTCGTCGGCGACCGGAAGTCGTATCAAATGGATCCGGCCAATCGTCGCGAAGGTGCGCGCGAAGTCGCGCTCGACGTTGCCGAGGGTGCTGACATTGTGATGGTGAAGCCGGCGCTGCCCTATTTGGACGTGCTGTCAGATGCGGCGGCCACCTCACCGGTTCCGGTGTGGGCGTATCAAGTGTCTGGCGAGTACGCGATGATCGAAGCTGCCGCGGCGAACGGGTGGATCGACCGCGAGCGTGCTATCGATGAGTCACTCATTTCGATTCGTCGCGCCGGTGCCGACGCAATCTTGACGTATTGGGCGGCCGAGGTCGCAGAAAGGTGGGCACGATGA
- the hemC gene encoding hydroxymethylbilane synthase — protein MTYRLGTRASKLAVAQAGMIAEQIGAELVLITSEGDISTRSLLEVGGQGIFANALRDAMLRGEVDLLVHSYKDLPTVEIPQLSIAAVPPRADARDVLCSASGLTLAELPAGAKIGTGSPRRNAQLLAVRPDITLVDIRGNVDTRLERLTTDDPQRRLDAIVLAAAGLQRVGYADRITEYFPLSSWPTAPGQGALAVEVPTGNEAIAAKLDHRESRMAADAERGLLARLDAGCAAPLGAHAFIEDGLLFLDATVYSLDGTRSASSSHAVPVDDPDAATIAADVVAAELLAQGAADLAPMRRR, from the coding sequence ATGACGTACCGGTTGGGAACCCGCGCCTCCAAGCTCGCGGTCGCGCAGGCGGGCATGATCGCCGAACAGATTGGTGCCGAGCTCGTGCTGATCACGAGCGAGGGCGACATTTCTACGCGCTCGCTGCTGGAAGTGGGCGGCCAGGGCATCTTCGCCAATGCGTTGCGCGACGCGATGTTGCGTGGCGAGGTCGATCTGCTCGTGCACTCCTATAAGGATCTGCCGACGGTCGAGATTCCGCAGTTGTCGATTGCCGCTGTTCCTCCTCGCGCCGATGCCCGTGATGTGCTGTGTTCAGCGAGCGGCCTGACGTTGGCGGAGCTGCCCGCTGGCGCGAAGATCGGAACCGGGTCGCCGCGCCGCAACGCGCAACTGTTGGCAGTGCGCCCAGATATCACGCTCGTCGACATTCGCGGCAACGTTGACACACGTCTGGAGCGCCTCACCACCGATGATCCGCAGCGGCGTCTCGACGCGATCGTGCTGGCGGCCGCCGGCCTGCAGCGGGTGGGCTACGCCGACCGCATCACCGAGTACTTCCCGCTCAGCTCATGGCCGACCGCCCCGGGCCAGGGGGCGCTTGCGGTCGAGGTTCCGACGGGCAACGAGGCGATCGCTGCGAAGCTCGATCACCGTGAATCACGCATGGCCGCGGATGCGGAACGCGGCTTGCTCGCACGACTCGACGCCGGATGCGCTGCACCCCTCGGCGCCCACGCATTCATCGAAGACGGCCTGCTGTTTCTCGATGCCACCGTCTACAGCCTCGATGGCACGCGCTCGGCGTCGTCCTCACACGCGGTGCCCGTCGATGACCCCGATGCGGCGACAATCGCGGCCGACGTGGTGGCGGCCGAGTTGCTCGCACAGGGTGCCGCCGACCTGGCCCCGATGCGGCGCCGCTGA
- a CDS encoding NAD(P)/FAD-dependent oxidoreductase, with translation MPSDIFIVGGGVAGLTLARDLALGGRRVHVIEREERTGGQVTAIDVEAHQLDAAAESFATRTSAVSDLIDELGLTDRIISPLDAPAWIYREDGTTTPLPATGLLGVPSSPFAADVRASIGVIGAARAWADVILPRRIGSDATTFGDLVTARMGSRVTDLLVGPITRGVHSTDPQDLAIAAAHPALASRSSRSLARAIREIRRTAPAGSAVASLRGGMHTLPIALAASAAAAGVEIHRGVTATDVSPSDVAFGGATHRGDVIMAAPPAGARTRDVTLVTVVASAPAWAEAPRGTGVLVTRGASNVSARALTHVSAKWSWVSRAFSGRQVVRLSYDGATAEPLAKAVNDASALMGSAPEVVHTVLERRWARATPLAERDRGTMRWVGEAVAGTGLAAVIAHARRTATDILTAP, from the coding sequence ATGCCCTCTGACATCTTCATCGTGGGCGGTGGCGTCGCGGGCCTCACTCTGGCGCGCGATCTTGCACTCGGCGGTCGCCGCGTGCACGTCATTGAACGCGAAGAACGCACCGGCGGCCAGGTCACGGCGATTGACGTCGAAGCCCACCAGCTCGATGCCGCAGCGGAGTCGTTCGCGACACGCACGAGCGCGGTGTCTGACCTGATCGATGAGCTGGGTTTAACCGACCGCATCATCTCGCCGCTGGACGCACCCGCGTGGATTTACCGCGAAGACGGAACCACGACGCCGCTGCCAGCAACGGGGCTGTTGGGCGTTCCCTCCTCCCCCTTCGCCGCCGACGTGCGCGCGTCGATTGGCGTGATCGGTGCCGCCCGCGCCTGGGCCGATGTGATTCTCCCGCGCCGCATTGGTTCCGACGCCACCACGTTCGGCGATCTCGTCACCGCACGCATGGGCAGCCGCGTCACCGACCTCCTCGTCGGCCCGATCACCCGCGGCGTGCACTCCACAGACCCCCAAGACCTCGCGATCGCGGCGGCGCACCCGGCCCTTGCGTCACGCTCGAGCCGTTCGCTGGCGCGCGCGATTCGTGAGATTCGGCGCACCGCACCCGCTGGTTCCGCTGTCGCGAGCCTCCGCGGCGGCATGCACACCCTGCCCATCGCGCTGGCCGCGAGCGCCGCAGCTGCCGGCGTCGAGATTCATCGCGGCGTTACCGCCACCGATGTCTCCCCCAGCGACGTCGCCTTCGGCGGCGCTACGCATCGCGGCGACGTCATCATGGCTGCGCCTCCCGCTGGCGCGCGCACCCGCGACGTGACGCTGGTGACCGTTGTGGCATCCGCTCCGGCGTGGGCTGAAGCCCCGCGCGGCACCGGCGTGCTCGTCACACGCGGTGCCAGCAATGTTTCTGCCCGCGCTCTTACCCACGTGAGCGCGAAATGGTCGTGGGTGTCACGCGCGTTTTCGGGCAGGCAGGTCGTGCGGCTGTCGTACGACGGCGCGACAGCAGAACCGTTGGCCAAGGCCGTGAACGACGCGTCCGCACTGATGGGCTCGGCGCCCGAAGTGGTGCACACCGTACTCGAGCGCCGCTGGGCACGTGCCACGCCTTTAGCCGAACGCGACCGCGGAACCATGCGCTGGGTGGGTGAAGCGGTGGCGGGCACGGGTCTCGCCGCCGTCATCGCTCACGCCAGGCGTACCGCGACAGACATACTCACCGCACCGTGA
- the hemE gene encoding uroporphyrinogen decarboxylase, protein MPLAPAHPLVDGRTSSAPVVLAARGEKQATPPIWFMRQAGRSLPEYHQVRGTTGMLQACLTPELAAEITLQPVWRHDVDAAVFYSDIVIPPLVAGLDVEIVSGRGPVFAKPVRTATDVAALPALDSLDFTPIREAIAIITAELGSTPLIGFGGAPYTLASYLIEGGPSKDQARARALMKADPATFRALLSWCADATAQFMRAQVEAGASVVQLFDSWAGSLSRTDWATHVAPHSAAIFSALDDLEVPRIHFGLGMRDMLDLIPDLGAHTVGIDWRTPLDEAAAVLGDRAGVQGNIDPAVLGAGWDAIRNNVNDVVARGRTARSHIVNLGHGVTPDTNPALLTRIVEHVHAL, encoded by the coding sequence ATGCCCCTTGCACCTGCGCATCCCCTCGTTGACGGCCGCACGTCGTCTGCCCCCGTCGTTCTTGCCGCCCGCGGCGAGAAGCAAGCCACACCTCCGATTTGGTTTATGCGCCAGGCGGGGAGGTCGCTGCCTGAGTATCACCAGGTGCGCGGAACCACGGGAATGCTCCAGGCATGCCTCACGCCCGAATTGGCTGCGGAGATCACGCTGCAGCCGGTCTGGCGTCATGATGTTGACGCCGCGGTGTTCTACAGCGACATTGTGATTCCGCCGCTCGTCGCCGGGCTCGACGTGGAGATCGTGTCGGGCCGCGGGCCGGTGTTTGCGAAGCCCGTACGGACCGCCACCGACGTCGCCGCACTCCCCGCGCTCGACAGTCTCGACTTCACGCCGATTCGTGAGGCGATCGCGATCATCACGGCCGAACTCGGCTCCACGCCGCTCATCGGTTTCGGTGGCGCGCCGTACACCCTGGCGTCGTACCTCATTGAGGGTGGCCCGTCGAAAGACCAGGCGCGCGCTCGCGCCCTGATGAAGGCCGATCCGGCAACCTTCCGTGCGCTGCTGAGCTGGTGCGCAGACGCCACCGCACAGTTCATGCGCGCGCAGGTCGAGGCCGGCGCCAGCGTCGTGCAGCTGTTTGACTCGTGGGCCGGTTCCCTCTCGCGCACCGACTGGGCGACGCACGTCGCACCGCACTCGGCGGCGATCTTCTCCGCGCTCGACGACCTCGAGGTTCCGCGCATCCACTTCGGTCTCGGCATGCGCGACATGCTCGATCTGATTCCTGACCTCGGCGCGCACACCGTCGGCATCGACTGGCGAACGCCGCTTGACGAGGCCGCCGCCGTGCTCGGCGATCGCGCCGGAGTGCAGGGCAATATTGATCCGGCCGTGCTCGGCGCCGGATGGGACGCGATTCGCAACAACGTGAACGACGTCGTTGCCCGCGGCCGCACCGCACGCTCGCACATTGTGAACCTCGGTCACGGCGTGACGCCCGACACGAATCCGGCGCTGCTCACGCGCATTGTCGAGCACGTTCATGCCCTCTGA
- a CDS encoding glutamyl-tRNA reductase: MLLCLTANHRNTEFDVLDRVARSVDAATASAFAAHADVRGAVVLATCNRFEAYLDVSDDAEAPEKIGTTALAALLDDGAELAASVTALSGDDAIRHLFSVSSGLESMVMGEDEISGQVQRALVASREAGAVTGHLEQVFQRAATANRAVRARTDLAASGRTLVRTVLDMLELRVADWSPIPVLIVGTGSYAATTIQSLRARGAENLRVFSATGRAARFAEKFGVTAEDDLPDAISRARIVITCTSRYTVTVDQIIDEKNRLIIDLGLPRNVDPAVGELAGIELIDLAIIGKNAELPELADVARDVVGAHAATYLAHRAAVPAIVGYRRHIADALAAELTRLPHGSGHSDDIERALRHFAAVLAHGPSVRAREFAAAGRLDEYEAALRIVFDLP, from the coding sequence GTGCTGTTATGTCTCACGGCAAATCACCGCAATACGGAGTTCGATGTGCTCGATCGCGTCGCCCGTTCGGTCGATGCCGCCACCGCTTCCGCCTTCGCCGCGCATGCCGATGTTCGGGGTGCCGTCGTGCTTGCCACGTGCAATCGATTCGAGGCGTACCTCGATGTTTCTGATGACGCCGAAGCGCCCGAGAAAATCGGAACCACGGCGCTGGCTGCGCTGTTGGATGACGGTGCCGAGTTGGCTGCGTCGGTCACCGCGCTCAGCGGCGATGACGCGATTCGACACCTGTTCTCGGTGAGCTCGGGGCTCGAGTCCATGGTGATGGGCGAAGACGAAATTTCTGGTCAGGTGCAGCGTGCGCTGGTCGCGTCGCGTGAGGCGGGAGCCGTCACCGGGCATCTGGAGCAGGTGTTTCAACGAGCGGCCACCGCGAACCGAGCGGTTCGGGCGCGCACTGATTTGGCGGCGTCGGGGCGCACGCTCGTGCGCACGGTGCTCGACATGCTCGAGTTGCGGGTCGCGGACTGGTCGCCGATTCCGGTGCTGATCGTCGGAACCGGATCGTACGCCGCCACCACGATTCAGTCGTTGCGTGCGCGGGGCGCTGAGAACCTGCGGGTGTTTTCGGCGACGGGGCGGGCTGCACGATTTGCCGAGAAGTTTGGTGTGACAGCAGAAGATGACTTGCCCGATGCGATTTCGCGGGCGCGCATCGTGATCACCTGCACGTCGCGGTACACCGTCACGGTCGACCAAATCATCGACGAAAAGAATCGCCTCATCATCGATCTCGGTTTACCCCGCAACGTTGACCCCGCCGTGGGGGAGTTGGCTGGTATCGAACTCATCGACCTCGCCATCATTGGCAAGAATGCCGAGCTGCCTGAGCTCGCTGATGTTGCCCGTGACGTCGTGGGTGCGCATGCCGCGACCTACCTCGCGCACCGCGCCGCGGTTCCGGCGATTGTCGGATACCGCCGCCACATCGCCGACGCGCTCGCGGCAGAACTCACCCGCCTGCCCCATGGTTCCGGGCATTCCGACGACATTGAGCGCGCACTCCGCCACTTCGCTGCCGTCCTGGCGCATGGGCCGTCAGTGCGCGCGCGGGAGTTCGCCGCAGCCGGCCGCCTCGATGAATACGAAGCCGCCCTCCGCATCGTCTTCGACCTGCCGTAG